From the genome of Haloplanus vescus:
TCGACGGCCTTCTCGACACCGTCGCGGACGAAGAAGTAGCGGTTCGCGTCGTCGTCTATCAGGTCGCGGTTGGTGGCGTAGACGGCGCTCATCGACAGTTCGACGTTGCTCGTCGAGGTGCCGAGTTCTATCATCGCGTCCACGATGGCTTGGCCGCGAATCCCGCGACGGCGCAGGCTGGCGAGGGTCGGGGCACGCGGGTCGTCCCAGCCGTCGAGTTCGCCCGCGTCGACGAGTTCCTTGATGCTCGACGTGGAGAGTTGCAGGTCGTACTCGTCGACCTGGACGTGGCCCCAGTGGACGACTTCGGGGTACTCCCAGTCGAAGTAGTCATAGACGAACTGCTGGCGCTTGGCGGAGTCCTGGAGGTCGATGCCGCGGATGATGTGGGTGACGCCCGTGAGGTGGTCGTCGACGCCCGACTGGAAGTCGAGCATGGGCCAACAGCGGTAGTCGGCGGCCTCGGGTCGCGGGTGCGCGCGGTCGATCATCCGGAAGGCGACCCAGTCACGGAGCGCGGGGTTCTTGTGCGTGATGTCGGTGCGAACGCGGAGGACCATCTCGCCCGCGGAGTAGTCGCCGTCGATCATCGCCTCGAACTCCTCGCGTGTCGTCTCGGCGTCCTTCTCGCGGTGGGGACAGGCCTCGCCCGCGTTCTTCAGGTCGGAGAACTCGCCCTGCGGACAGGAGCAGGTGTACGCGCCGCCGATGTCGATGAGTTCGCGCGCGTGGTCGTAGTAGGTTTCGAGGCGGTCGCTCGCGCGAATCACCTCGTCGGGTTCGAAGCCGAGATACTCGATGGCGTCGAGGATGGCGTCGTAGGCGTCGAGGTCCGGCCGCTTCGTCTCGGGGTCGGTGTCGTCGAACCGGCAGATGAAGCGCCCGTCGTAGCGGTCCTTGTACGTCCCGATGACTGCGGGCATCCGGGCGTGGCCGAGGTGCCACGGGCCGTTGGGGTTCGGCGCCGCCCGCATCACCACGCCGTCGTCGACGTTCGACAGGTCGGGGAGGGTGTGTTCGTCTTCCTCGTCCTCGGCTTCGATTTCGGCCAGTTCCTCGGGCGCGAGTTCTTCGAGTTCTGCTCGGCGCTCGTCGGCCGAGAGGCCGTTCACCTCGCTCACGACGCCCCCGACGATGCCGGGAATATCGTCGCTATGCTCTCGGAACTCGGGGTTGTCGCCCATCAGCGGTCCCATGACCGCACCGACCTCGGCGTCGCTGTCGTACTTCACCGCGTTGAGGAGCGCGTGCGTTCGCGCCGCACGCTCGACGCGCTCGCGCAGTTCGGAATCCATTACGCGTCCGTATCCGCCCGCGGGTAAAAACTGGCGTGGGTCGGGGTCAGGGGTAGGGGTACGGTTCGTGTTAGCATTCAACATACAAGAGCGTTTCGCGCCGGTCGATTCTGGCTTGGTCGGGGGCTTATGTGTGGCCGGGGAGACATACATGTCGGACTATGGACACAGGATACGGTTCGGGCGGTGACGAGAACGCCAATCGCACGGGCGAGGCGCCCGCGACGGTTATCGACCCGTCCGCAGAGGCGGACGAAGCGTCGGTGACGGAGTCGGGCACGGAACTGGAGCGGTCGATTGGCTTGGTCGGCGGCCTGTCGGTCGGCGTCGGGACGATGATTGGCGCTGGTATCTTCGTGTTCCCGGGGCTGGCCGCGGGTCAGGCGGGGCCGGCGGCCGCAGGGTCGTTCGCCATCGGGGCGGTCATCGCGCTCCTGGTCGCGCTGCCCGCCTCGGAACTCGCGACAGCGATGCCGCGGTCGGGCGGTGGCTACTACTTCATCTCGCGGGCGCTCGGCGCGCTCCCCGGCGCGGTGGTGGGCATCAGCATCTGGCTGGGCCTCGTCTTCGCGACGGCGTTCTACCTCGTCGGCTTCGGCAACTACGCCGCGGCCGTCCTCGCCGAGGCGGGCGTCTCCCTCGGGGGGAGCGGCGTCGTCGTCCCACTCGCGTTGGTGTTCGGCGTCCTCCTCACCGGACTCAACCTCTTCGGGACGGAGAACGCCGCGACGCTCCAGAACTACGTCGTCGGCCTCCTGCTGACGATTCTCGTCATCTTCCTCGGCTACGGCAGTCTCGACGCCCTCGGCGTGTTCGGGAGCGCCAGCACGCCCGAGCAGTTCATGCCCTTCGGTCCGGTTCCGATGTTCACCACCGCCGCGCTGGTGTTCACGTCGTATCTCGGCTTCGCGCAGGTGGCGACTATCGCCGGCGACATCAAGAACCCGGGCCGGAACCTGCCGGTAGCGATGGTCGGGTCGGTGCTCATCGTCGGCGTGCTCTACGTCACGACCATCTTCATCGCGACGAGCGCGTTCGGGAGCGCCGCGCTGTCGTCGTTCGGCGAGACGGCCATCGTCGAGG
Proteins encoded in this window:
- a CDS encoding APC family permease, translating into MDTGYGSGGDENANRTGEAPATVIDPSAEADEASVTESGTELERSIGLVGGLSVGVGTMIGAGIFVFPGLAAGQAGPAAAGSFAIGAVIALLVALPASELATAMPRSGGGYYFISRALGALPGAVVGISIWLGLVFATAFYLVGFGNYAAAVLAEAGVSLGGSGVVVPLALVFGVLLTGLNLFGTENAATLQNYVVGLLLTILVIFLGYGSLDALGVFGSASTPEQFMPFGPVPMFTTAALVFTSYLGFAQVATIAGDIKNPGRNLPVAMVGSVLIVGVLYVTTIFIATSAFGSAALSSFGETAIVEVARAFAGRFGAIAILLAGLLATVSSANASILSTSRAVFAVSKDALLPTVASRMNLKYGTPHVALAMGGGPTLVLVALGEVEVLAEVASFLHLVMYGLICVALVVMRRDEPEWYDPDFRVPAYPLIAIPGALASFGLIAFMQRASQIIGVAIMLAAAGWYKYYASDVSLKGVL
- a CDS encoding glutamate--tRNA ligase → MDSELRERVERAARTHALLNAVKYDSDAEVGAVMGPLMGDNPEFREHSDDIPGIVGGVVSEVNGLSADERRAELEELAPEELAEIEAEDEEDEHTLPDLSNVDDGVVMRAAPNPNGPWHLGHARMPAVIGTYKDRYDGRFICRFDDTDPETKRPDLDAYDAILDAIEYLGFEPDEVIRASDRLETYYDHARELIDIGGAYTCSCPQGEFSDLKNAGEACPHREKDAETTREEFEAMIDGDYSAGEMVLRVRTDITHKNPALRDWVAFRMIDRAHPRPEAADYRCWPMLDFQSGVDDHLTGVTHIIRGIDLQDSAKRQQFVYDYFDWEYPEVVHWGHVQVDEYDLQLSTSSIKELVDAGELDGWDDPRAPTLASLRRRGIRGQAIVDAMIELGTSTSNVELSMSAVYATNRDLIDDDANRYFFVRDGVEKAVEGGPDAGHPPVHPEHEDRGRRDVPADDAVLVEPDDVPAEGERVWLKGFGCVRHVDGAFEYVGDDIDAVREEGVPVVHWTPTDGVSVRLRTMDGDVTGVAEPGFADTAVDDVVQFERVGFARVDAHGDESVAYFAHE